One region of Clostridia bacterium genomic DNA includes:
- a CDS encoding metallophosphoesterase has protein sequence MKRLIAALLSVTLALAAFSGCAEEVKELKFNDNGEFRILVLADCQDGENPNGRMMKFISAMLDMNKPDLVVLLGDNVIEGEEKKFRRGAEALLAPVVERGTPYAYVFGNHDDEYGMTKEVMHKVYSGIGDCRTVDAAPEISGLGNCVLPVTASDGSRTAYCLWMIDSGSYDPVYGGYDHVHEDQLEWMKATAAEYNADGVIPSMVFQHIIPPEGFDFLRESDLPEGTPGTKAYGGKNYALRLNDKAEGYLGEFPCPPTVSSGETDVLAEIGVVGVAVGHDHANAFIGSSKGIDIIQCPGASFASYGDDMIRGCRLITLKEAAPGDYYTKVFTVAAYEAGAYGGE, from the coding sequence ATGAAACGTCTGATTGCCGCGCTTCTCTCGGTAACGCTCGCGCTCGCCGCGTTCTCCGGCTGCGCGGAGGAGGTAAAGGAATTGAAGTTCAACGATAACGGTGAATTCAGAATACTCGTCCTCGCGGACTGCCAGGACGGCGAGAATCCGAACGGGCGCATGATGAAATTCATATCCGCGATGCTCGATATGAACAAGCCCGACCTCGTCGTCCTTCTCGGCGACAACGTCATCGAGGGCGAGGAAAAGAAGTTCCGCAGGGGCGCCGAAGCGCTGCTCGCGCCGGTCGTCGAGCGCGGAACGCCCTACGCCTACGTTTTCGGCAACCACGACGACGAATACGGCATGACGAAAGAGGTCATGCACAAGGTCTATTCCGGCATCGGCGACTGCCGCACGGTCGACGCGGCGCCGGAGATAAGCGGACTCGGCAACTGCGTGCTGCCGGTGACCGCTTCCGACGGGAGCCGCACCGCGTACTGTCTCTGGATGATAGATTCCGGCAGCTACGACCCCGTCTACGGCGGCTACGACCACGTACACGAGGACCAGCTCGAATGGATGAAGGCGACTGCCGCGGAGTACAATGCGGACGGCGTTATCCCTTCGATGGTGTTCCAGCACATAATCCCGCCCGAAGGATTCGATTTCCTGCGCGAGAGCGATCTTCCCGAAGGCACCCCCGGCACGAAGGCGTACGGCGGCAAAAACTACGCCCTGCGCCTGAACGATAAAGCCGAAGGCTACCTCGGCGAATTCCCCTGTCCGCCGACGGTGAGCAGCGGCGAGACGGACGTCCTCGCCGAAATCGGCGTCGTCGGCGTCGCGGTCGGGCACGACCACGCAAACGCGTTCATCGGCTCGTCGAAAGGCATAGATATAATCCAGTGCCCGGGCGCGTCCTTCGCGTCCTACGGGGACGATATGATACGCGGCTGCCGCCTGATAACGCTGAAGGAGGCCGCGCCGGGCGATTATTACACAAAGGTATTCACCGTCGCCGCATATGAGGCGGGCGCTTACGGCGGGGAATAG
- a CDS encoding TfoX/Sxy family protein, producing the protein MPSDKEYLNRALAKLEGLGEITHRQMMCEYMIYCRGKLVGGVYDNRLLLKRTPSSERILAESECGVRRAVPYDGAKEQLDFSGAGAELVRRAVEALVRELPEPKRKK; encoded by the coding sequence ATGCCGTCTGATAAAGAATACCTTAACCGCGCGCTCGCGAAGCTGGAAGGGCTCGGCGAGATCACGCACCGTCAGATGATGTGCGAGTATATGATCTATTGCCGCGGCAAACTCGTCGGCGGCGTTTACGACAACCGCCTGCTGCTGAAACGAACGCCTTCGTCGGAGCGTATCCTCGCGGAGTCGGAATGCGGCGTGCGCCGCGCCGTTCCCTACGACGGCGCGAAGGAGCAGCTCGATTTCTCCGGCGCCGGCGCGGAGCTCGTCCGCCGCGCCGTTGAAGCGCTCGTGCGCGAGCTCCCCGAGCCGAAACGGAAGAAGTAG
- the fucO gene encoding lactaldehyde reductase, with amino-acid sequence MANRIVLNTISYHGHGAIENIVPELTSRGFKKAFVTSDADLLKFGVTAKVTDLLEKAGFAYAVYSDIKPNPTIENVVGGVEAFKASGADCIIAIGGGSSMDTAKAIGVIVANPEFADVRSLEGVAPTKRHAVFTIAVPTTAGTAAEVTINYVITDVEKKRKFVCVDVNDIPEIAVVDPDMMATMPKGLTAATGMDALTHAIEGYITKGHCAISDMFHLEAIRLISANLRGAVANTPEGREGMALGQYIAGMGFSNVGLGIVHSMAHGLSALYDTPHGVACAILLPVGLEYNKTVSGERYRAIGRAMCVEGIDTMCDAEAADATIAAVRKLSQDVGIPANLTGILKEEDVAFLSESAYADACRPGNPRETSVAEIAELYRSQM; translated from the coding sequence ATGGCAAACCGCATAGTTCTCAACACGATCTCCTACCACGGACACGGCGCGATTGAAAACATCGTCCCCGAGCTGACCTCGAGGGGCTTCAAAAAAGCGTTCGTCACGTCCGACGCCGACCTGCTGAAGTTCGGCGTGACCGCGAAGGTGACCGACCTGCTCGAAAAGGCCGGCTTCGCCTACGCCGTTTACAGCGACATCAAGCCCAACCCCACGATAGAAAACGTCGTCGGCGGAGTCGAGGCGTTCAAGGCGTCCGGCGCGGACTGCATAATCGCCATCGGCGGCGGCTCGAGTATGGATACCGCCAAGGCGATCGGCGTCATCGTCGCCAACCCCGAGTTCGCGGACGTCCGTTCGCTCGAAGGCGTCGCGCCGACGAAGCGCCACGCCGTCTTCACCATCGCCGTCCCGACGACCGCCGGCACCGCCGCCGAGGTCACCATCAACTACGTCATCACCGACGTTGAGAAAAAGCGCAAGTTCGTCTGCGTCGACGTCAACGACATCCCCGAGATCGCCGTAGTCGATCCCGATATGATGGCGACTATGCCTAAGGGTCTGACCGCCGCGACCGGTATGGACGCGCTCACCCACGCCATCGAGGGCTACATCACGAAGGGACACTGCGCGATCAGCGATATGTTCCACCTCGAAGCGATCCGTCTGATATCCGCGAACCTCCGCGGCGCCGTCGCGAACACCCCCGAGGGCAGGGAAGGCATGGCGCTCGGTCAGTATATCGCCGGCATGGGCTTCTCGAACGTCGGCCTCGGCATCGTTCACAGCATGGCGCACGGACTTTCCGCGCTTTACGACACGCCGCACGGCGTCGCCTGCGCGATCCTGCTGCCCGTCGGCCTTGAGTACAACAAGACCGTCAGCGGCGAACGCTACCGCGCCATAGGCAGGGCGATGTGCGTCGAGGGCATCGACACGATGTGCGACGCGGAAGCGGCGGACGCGACTATCGCGGCGGTCCGCAAGCTCTCGCAGGACGTCGGCATCCCCGCGAACCTCACGGGCATTCTGAAGGAGGAGGACGTCGCGTTCCTCTCCGAGTCCGCCTACGCGGACGCCTGCCGCCCCGGCAACCCGCGCGAAACCAGCGTCGCCGAGATCGCGGAGCTTTACAGAAGCCAGATGTAA
- a CDS encoding GIY-YIG nuclease family protein, protein MDCVYILRCADGTLYTGWTNNPESRFAAHNAGTASKYTRSRLPVEPVYIEPCADKSAALRREAAIKRLPRAEKLKLISGGKE, encoded by the coding sequence ATGGACTGCGTTTATATCCTGCGCTGCGCCGACGGCACGCTTTATACCGGCTGGACGAACAATCCGGAAAGTCGCTTTGCCGCGCACAACGCCGGTACGGCGTCGAAATACACGCGTTCGCGCCTGCCGGTCGAGCCCGTCTATATCGAGCCCTGCGCCGACAAAAGCGCCGCCCTCCGACGCGAAGCCGCTATCAAGCGCCTGCCGCGCGCGGAAAAGCTCAAGCTGATAAGCGGCGGGAAAGAGTAA
- the mnmA gene encoding tRNA 2-thiouridine(34) synthase MnmA: MSGGVDSSIAAALTVEDGFDCIGVTMKLYGGEASGGESSCCSLSDVEDARSVAYKLGMKYYVFNFTEGFDECVIRRFIDAYERGVTPNPCIDCNRYMKFAQLYRRAQELGRGVIVTGHYARTEYDAASGRWLLKKAKNLEKDQSYVLYFLSQEQLAHTRFPLGSFASKEEVRALAARYGFVNAAKRDSQDICFVPDRDYAGFIERRTGRSYPHGDFVDTEGRVLGEHKGMIRYTVGQRKGLGLALPAPMYVCRKDTENNRVVLCGGEGLFTRELIASDFNWIAFDAPPRELRACAKARYSAKEAPALVRPLEDGRVSVVFDQPQRALTEGQAVVLYDGDAVLGGGTITEVRRGV; this comes from the coding sequence ATGAGCGGGGGAGTGGACAGCTCCATCGCCGCCGCGCTGACGGTCGAAGACGGCTTCGACTGCATCGGCGTAACGATGAAGCTTTACGGCGGCGAAGCGTCGGGCGGCGAAAGCTCCTGCTGCTCCCTTTCCGACGTCGAGGACGCGCGCAGCGTCGCTTACAAGCTTGGGATGAAGTATTACGTTTTCAACTTCACCGAGGGCTTCGACGAGTGCGTCATCCGCCGCTTCATCGACGCCTACGAGCGCGGCGTGACGCCGAACCCCTGCATCGACTGCAACCGCTATATGAAATTCGCGCAGCTTTACCGGAGGGCGCAAGAGCTCGGCCGCGGCGTCATCGTCACCGGCCACTACGCGCGTACGGAATACGACGCCGCCTCGGGCAGATGGCTGCTGAAAAAGGCGAAAAACCTCGAAAAAGACCAGAGCTACGTGCTCTATTTTCTCTCGCAGGAGCAGCTTGCGCACACGCGCTTCCCGCTCGGCTCCTTCGCCTCGAAGGAGGAGGTGCGCGCACTCGCGGCGCGATACGGCTTCGTCAACGCCGCCAAGCGCGACAGTCAGGATATCTGCTTCGTGCCCGACCGCGACTACGCCGGCTTCATCGAACGCCGCACAGGCAGGAGCTATCCTCACGGCGACTTCGTGGATACCGAAGGGCGCGTGCTCGGCGAGCACAAGGGCATGATCCGCTACACCGTCGGCCAGCGCAAGGGGCTGGGGCTGGCGCTGCCCGCGCCGATGTACGTCTGCCGTAAGGATACGGAAAACAACCGCGTCGTCCTCTGCGGCGGCGAAGGGCTCTTCACGCGCGAGCTTATCGCCTCGGATTTCAACTGGATCGCGTTCGACGCCCCGCCGCGCGAGCTTCGCGCCTGCGCGAAGGCGCGCTATTCCGCGAAGGAAGCGCCCGCGCTCGTCCGCCCGCTTGAAGACGGCCGCGTCAGCGTCGTTTTCGATCAGCCGCAGCGCGCGCTGACGGAAGGGCAGGCGGTCGTCCTCTACGACGGCGACGCCGTCCTCGGCGGCGGCACGATAACCGAAGTCAGGCGCGGCGTATAA
- a CDS encoding stage II sporulation protein P, whose translation MKTTKLLSIIPTLLLALICLCAAAKNTGEPIIAELLLTAAPLSAPSDEPREPSPAQGYEETALPPAPPAVQTEAIAPANADAGSYEHAVREMSILRGTSENDSSKVHFSNRTDYNIDINDFVAAGPAFALAETDEPQVLIVHTHATEAYLPAEAPGVNGSSARRSTSPDENMVAVGERLIAALEAGGVKCLHDVSFHDHPAYSHSYDRAAKSIKSYLERYPSIKIVVDVHRDAIWKDDGTRVKPTVLVDGKKAAQIMIISGTDKGGLTFDSWRENLGFAAALQYAGDRMYPGLLRPLNVAAARYNMHFTSGSLLFEVGSDVNTLDEALYSAELMGRVMLDVLKK comes from the coding sequence ATGAAAACGACCAAACTGCTATCTATAATACCGACGCTGCTGCTGGCGCTGATCTGCCTGTGCGCGGCGGCGAAAAACACGGGCGAGCCGATAATCGCGGAGCTGCTGCTGACGGCGGCTCCGCTTTCCGCGCCGTCGGACGAGCCGCGCGAGCCGTCGCCGGCGCAGGGCTACGAGGAGACCGCGCTGCCGCCCGCGCCGCCCGCCGTGCAGACGGAGGCGATCGCGCCCGCGAACGCCGACGCCGGCTCCTACGAGCACGCCGTCCGCGAAATGAGCATCCTGCGCGGAACGAGCGAAAACGACTCATCCAAGGTGCATTTTTCAAACCGCACGGATTATAATATAGACATAAACGACTTCGTCGCCGCCGGCCCGGCCTTCGCGCTCGCGGAAACCGACGAGCCGCAGGTGCTTATCGTACACACTCACGCGACGGAGGCGTATCTGCCCGCCGAAGCGCCCGGCGTCAACGGCTCCTCGGCGCGGCGCAGCACCTCGCCGGACGAAAACATGGTCGCCGTCGGCGAACGCCTTATCGCCGCGCTCGAAGCGGGCGGCGTGAAGTGCCTTCACGACGTCTCCTTCCACGACCACCCGGCGTATTCGCACTCCTACGACCGCGCCGCGAAAAGCATAAAGTCATACCTCGAACGGTACCCGTCGATAAAGATCGTCGTCGACGTCCACCGCGACGCGATCTGGAAGGACGACGGCACGCGCGTCAAGCCGACCGTGCTCGTCGACGGCAAAAAGGCGGCGCAGATAATGATAATCAGCGGCACCGACAAGGGCGGCCTGACCTTCGACTCGTGGCGCGAAAACCTCGGCTTCGCCGCCGCGCTGCAGTACGCGGGCGACCGTATGTACCCCGGGCTGCTCCGCCCGCTGAACGTCGCCGCCGCGCGCTACAATATGCATTTCACCTCCGGCTCGCTGCTCTTCGAGGTCGGCAGCGACGTCAACACGCTCGACGAGGCGCTGTACTCCGCCGAGCTGATGGGCAGGGTGATGCTGGACGTTCTGAAAAAATAA
- a CDS encoding CarD family transcriptional regulator, whose amino-acid sequence MFSRGETVIYGVNGVCRIDGITQMDITGEKKDYYVLKPVYNGRSTLFVPTDNEKLVGRMRPLITEAGIKALAKKFASIEPLWIEDEDERKARCAAALADNDRETALALIKAIRVHRDRQFDIGKKLHVGDERFLKDAEKLLREEASFVLDRELDRSLPFLDEKAKAV is encoded by the coding sequence ATGTTCAGCCGGGGCGAAACCGTGATTTACGGAGTCAACGGAGTCTGCCGTATCGACGGTATAACGCAGATGGATATTACGGGCGAGAAGAAGGATTATTACGTCCTCAAGCCCGTTTATAACGGACGCTCCACCCTTTTCGTGCCGACGGATAACGAGAAGCTCGTCGGCAGGATGCGCCCGCTTATTACCGAAGCCGGAATCAAGGCGCTCGCAAAGAAGTTCGCCTCCATCGAGCCGCTCTGGATCGAGGACGAGGACGAACGCAAGGCGCGCTGCGCCGCCGCGCTCGCGGATAACGACCGCGAGACCGCCCTTGCGCTGATAAAGGCGATACGCGTACACCGCGACAGGCAGTTCGATATCGGCAAGAAGCTCCACGTCGGCGACGAGCGCTTTTTGAAGGACGCCGAGAAGCTGCTGCGCGAGGAGGCCTCCTTCGTGCTCGACAGAGAGCTCGACCGCTCGCTCCCCTTCCTCGACGAGAAGGCGAAGGCGGTATAG
- a CDS encoding 6-phosphofructokinase: MSELKGACIIGQSGGPTSVINASAYGAIKTALETECITAVYGAEHGIKGVLDDKLLDMGKEDPKELEYMKYTPSSALGSCRYKLKNAEDDDTDYKRILEIFKKYNVRYFFYNGGNDSMDTCNKISKYMAKSGWECRVMGIPKTIDNDLAGTDHCPGYASAAKYIATSVMEIYRDARVYDTGMITVIEAMGRNAGWLTAAASLANYKGNGADLIYLPEVDFDLDAFLDKVEEIYKKNGKCIAVVSEGIKDKNGKYISEYGAENLAKDSFGHSQLGGLASFLANAAKARTGAKVRGIELSLLQRCAAHCASQTDIDESFAAGKAAVEYAVAGTTDRMVGFERSYENGQYKCNIKLFGLTEVANAEKKVPLDWLNETKDGLNEKFVEYALPLIQGETKLPKEDGLPRFVRLKKVYAK; the protein is encoded by the coding sequence ATGAGTGAACTCAAAGGCGCATGTATCATAGGCCAGTCCGGCGGACCGACTTCCGTCATCAACGCCAGCGCGTACGGCGCGATCAAGACCGCGCTCGAGACCGAGTGCATCACCGCCGTCTACGGCGCGGAGCACGGCATCAAGGGCGTGCTCGACGACAAGCTTCTCGACATGGGCAAGGAGGACCCGAAGGAGCTGGAGTATATGAAATACACCCCCTCTTCCGCGCTCGGCAGCTGCCGCTACAAGCTGAAGAACGCCGAAGACGACGACACCGACTACAAGCGCATCCTCGAGATATTCAAGAAGTACAACGTCCGCTATTTCTTCTATAACGGCGGCAACGACTCCATGGATACCTGCAACAAGATATCCAAGTATATGGCGAAATCCGGCTGGGAATGCAGAGTCATGGGCATCCCGAAGACGATCGACAACGACCTCGCCGGCACCGATCACTGCCCCGGCTACGCCTCCGCGGCGAAGTACATCGCCACCTCCGTTATGGAGATCTACCGCGACGCCCGCGTTTACGACACCGGCATGATCACCGTCATCGAGGCGATGGGCAGAAACGCCGGCTGGCTGACCGCCGCCGCCTCCCTCGCGAACTACAAGGGCAACGGCGCGGATCTCATCTACCTGCCGGAAGTCGACTTCGACCTCGACGCTTTCCTTGATAAGGTCGAGGAGATCTACAAGAAGAACGGCAAGTGCATCGCCGTCGTTTCCGAAGGCATCAAGGATAAGAACGGCAAATACATCTCCGAATACGGCGCGGAAAACCTCGCCAAAGACAGCTTCGGCCACTCGCAGCTGGGCGGCCTCGCCTCCTTCCTCGCGAACGCCGCCAAGGCGCGCACGGGCGCGAAGGTACGCGGCATCGAGCTTTCGCTGCTGCAGCGCTGCGCCGCGCACTGCGCCTCCCAGACCGACATCGACGAGTCCTTCGCCGCCGGCAAGGCCGCGGTGGAATACGCCGTCGCCGGCACGACCGACCGCATGGTCGGCTTCGAGCGCAGCTATGAGAACGGTCAGTATAAGTGCAACATCAAGCTCTTCGGTCTGACCGAGGTCGCGAACGCCGAGAAGAAGGTCCCGCTCGACTGGCTCAACGAGACCAAGGACGGCCTGAACGAGAAGTTCGTCGAATACGCGCTGCCGCTGATCCAGGGCGAAACCAAGCTCCCGAAGGAAGACGGCCTCCCGCGCTTCGTCCGGCTCAAAAAGGTCTACGCGAAGTAA
- a CDS encoding helix-turn-helix transcriptional regulator → MIPQTIGREYDVGKLAPVQCVKDDTLKDLDIKDNCFLLLIVREGAARFRVGNRSFEAAGPCFVCFDERESPRLIKKRGLKCDAVYFHPSFLNVNMTFKLVHSSSYSRVALSHDLFLLRPFTDGDRFVFPLFDEHGESVRRLFEKIENELIEQKDWYWSCRCRSWFMEMILILERVYEFFGEDGTDASTDSIVDPHLRDAVVYIESNYQESITVESISKAASMNHSTLNELFKEEFDTTPMGYLWQYRVDVAKKHLEFTNLPIKDISLRCGFKTTQHFVRKFGELTGATPADFREAAVAERKAAFK, encoded by the coding sequence ATGATACCGCAGACCATAGGCCGCGAATACGACGTCGGAAAGCTTGCGCCGGTGCAGTGCGTGAAGGACGATACGCTGAAAGACCTTGACATAAAGGATAATTGCTTCCTGCTTCTTATCGTGCGCGAAGGCGCGGCGCGTTTCCGCGTGGGGAACAGATCGTTTGAAGCGGCGGGCCCCTGCTTCGTCTGCTTCGACGAACGCGAGAGCCCGCGGCTGATAAAAAAGCGCGGGCTGAAATGCGACGCGGTCTATTTTCACCCGTCGTTCCTTAACGTCAATATGACCTTCAAGCTCGTCCACAGCAGCAGCTACAGTCGGGTGGCGCTGAGCCACGACCTGTTCCTGCTGAGACCGTTCACGGACGGAGACAGATTCGTTTTCCCGCTGTTTGACGAGCACGGCGAAAGCGTCCGCCGCTTGTTTGAGAAGATTGAGAACGAGCTGATCGAGCAGAAGGACTGGTATTGGTCGTGCAGATGCAGGTCATGGTTTATGGAAATGATACTTATCCTCGAGAGAGTATACGAATTTTTCGGGGAGGATGGTACCGATGCGTCAACAGACAGTATCGTCGATCCGCATTTGAGAGACGCGGTCGTCTATATCGAGAGCAATTATCAGGAGAGCATCACCGTGGAGAGCATCAGCAAGGCGGCGTCGATGAACCACTCCACTCTGAATGAGCTTTTCAAGGAGGAGTTCGATACGACGCCGATGGGATACCTGTGGCAATACAGGGTGGACGTTGCGAAAAAGCATCTGGAGTTCACCAACCTGCCGATCAAGGATATATCGCTGCGCTGCGGATTCAAAACGACGCAGCACTTCGTCAGGAAGTTCGGCGAGCTCACCGGCGCCACTCCGGCGGATTTCAGAGAAGCGGCGGTCGCCGAGCGCAAGGCGGCGTTCAAATAA
- a CDS encoding Gfo/Idh/MocA family oxidoreductase, whose amino-acid sequence MNIGIVGCGNISGIYLDNLTGRFKNVTVAAVADLDEGRAREKAERYGVRVMTLDEMLADGGIDLILNLTTPLSHYSINKKALLAGKHVYVEKPLALTYAEGKELIELAESKGLYVGCAPDTFLGAGIQTCCEQIKSGAIGRPVAGSAFMMCHGHEGWHPSPDFYYDYGGGPLFDMGPYYVTALVRMLGRAESVFAYCGRGSDTRVIGSEPRRGEVIPVKVDTHDAGLIRFANGAIVTLVTSFDVWNHWMPIMQIYGTDGSLNAPDPNNFGGDVKVATLDNMDFHDVPLVSGYVENMRGMGVSELALALEEGRVNNASGRLGLHVLEIMDGFVRSSAERREVKLESSPSDPVPLDWSAPVGQLRTK is encoded by the coding sequence ATGAATATAGGCATAGTCGGATGCGGCAACATCAGCGGCATCTATCTCGATAACCTCACGGGCAGGTTCAAAAACGTCACAGTCGCCGCCGTCGCGGACCTCGACGAAGGCCGCGCGCGAGAGAAGGCGGAACGCTACGGCGTCCGCGTGATGACGCTCGACGAAATGCTCGCGGACGGCGGGATCGACCTGATACTCAACCTCACGACTCCGCTGAGCCACTACTCCATAAACAAAAAAGCCCTGCTCGCCGGCAAGCACGTCTACGTCGAAAAGCCGCTCGCGCTGACCTACGCCGAGGGCAAGGAGCTGATCGAGCTCGCCGAAAGCAAGGGGCTTTACGTCGGCTGCGCGCCGGATACCTTCCTCGGCGCGGGCATACAGACCTGCTGCGAGCAGATAAAGAGCGGCGCGATAGGCAGACCCGTCGCGGGCTCGGCGTTCATGATGTGCCACGGGCACGAGGGCTGGCATCCCTCGCCCGATTTCTACTACGACTACGGCGGCGGGCCGCTGTTCGACATGGGCCCGTACTACGTCACCGCGCTCGTGCGCATGCTCGGCAGGGCGGAGAGCGTCTTCGCCTACTGCGGACGCGGCAGCGACACCCGCGTCATCGGCAGCGAGCCGAGGCGCGGCGAGGTGATCCCGGTGAAGGTCGACACGCACGACGCGGGGCTGATCCGCTTCGCGAACGGCGCGATCGTCACGCTCGTGACCAGCTTCGACGTATGGAACCACTGGATGCCGATAATGCAGATTTACGGCACCGACGGCTCGCTGAACGCGCCCGACCCGAACAACTTCGGCGGCGACGTCAAGGTCGCGACGCTTGATAATATGGACTTCCACGACGTTCCGCTCGTCTCTGGCTACGTGGAGAATATGCGCGGGATGGGCGTTTCCGAGCTCGCGCTCGCGCTTGAGGAGGGGCGCGTGAACAACGCCTCCGGCCGCCTCGGGCTGCACGTGCTGGAGATAATGGACGGCTTCGTCCGCAGCAGCGCCGAGCGCCGCGAGGTGAAGCTCGAAAGCTCCCCCTCCGACCCCGTACCGCTCGACTGGTCCGCGCCGGTAGGTCAGCTGCGAACTAAGTGA
- a CDS encoding ThuA domain-containing protein translates to MKKALIVYGGWDGHDPVGVADVFEEILRKEGFEVDRSDDLKAYEGDLRQYDLLVPDWTMGDISGDGAWNVSEAVASGVGIAGCHAGLCDAFRNCDLWQFVTGAQFVAHPGGEVTYTVKINRANPDPITDGIDDFEITSEQYYLHVDPAVNVLATTRFPTADWHHSVNGPVDVPACFTKRWGEGRVFYLSVGHNRYTFDIPQARELMRRGFLYAAR, encoded by the coding sequence ATGAAAAAAGCACTTATCGTTTACGGCGGGTGGGACGGACACGATCCCGTCGGCGTCGCGGACGTCTTTGAAGAGATACTCCGCAAAGAAGGCTTCGAGGTCGACCGCTCGGACGACCTGAAAGCGTATGAGGGCGACCTGAGGCAGTACGACCTGCTCGTGCCGGACTGGACGATGGGCGACATCTCCGGCGACGGCGCCTGGAACGTCAGCGAGGCGGTCGCCTCCGGAGTCGGCATCGCCGGATGCCACGCGGGGCTCTGCGACGCCTTCAGAAACTGCGATCTGTGGCAGTTCGTCACCGGCGCGCAGTTCGTCGCGCACCCGGGCGGCGAGGTCACCTATACGGTGAAGATTAACCGCGCCAACCCCGACCCGATAACCGACGGCATAGACGACTTCGAGATAACGAGCGAACAGTATTACCTGCACGTCGACCCCGCGGTCAACGTGCTGGCGACTACCCGCTTCCCCACCGCCGACTGGCACCACTCCGTCAACGGACCGGTGGACGTTCCCGCCTGCTTCACGAAGCGCTGGGGCGAGGGGCGCGTCTTCTATCTGAGCGTCGGGCACAACAGATACACCTTCGACATACCGCAGGCGCGGGAGCTGATGCGCCGCGGATTCCTTTACGCAGCGAGGTAA
- the ugpC gene encoding sn-glycerol-3-phosphate ABC transporter ATP-binding protein UgpC: MASVTLKEIYKKYPGGVMAVSDFNLEIKDKEFIILVGPSGCGKSTTLRMIAGLEEITSGELLIDNKLVNDVAPKDRDIAMVFQNYALYPHMTVFDNMAFGLKLRKTPKEEIKRRVAEAARILDIEHLLDRKPKALSGGQRQRVALGRAIVREPKVFLLDEPLSNLDAKLRAQMRTELSKLHKSIGTTFIYVTHDQTEAMTMADRIVVMKDGLIQQVDTPQNLYDKPVNTFVAGFIGSPQMNFIDAKLDEENGTYYAVFGKDRDVYRLKLPESKNRRDCLKPYIDKDIILGIRPEHIHDEPELLEKHADGLLTADVEVTELMGAEIYLYVNVVGNAITARVDSTSQARSGDKIKMAIDMNRVHIFDKETEQTISN, encoded by the coding sequence ATGGCAAGCGTAACCTTGAAAGAAATCTACAAAAAGTATCCCGGCGGAGTTATGGCCGTTTCCGACTTCAACCTGGAGATAAAGGACAAGGAATTCATCATCCTCGTCGGCCCCTCCGGCTGCGGAAAGTCCACCACCCTGCGTATGATCGCCGGTCTCGAGGAGATCACCAGCGGCGAGCTGCTCATCGACAACAAGCTCGTCAACGACGTCGCCCCGAAGGACAGAGACATCGCGATGGTCTTCCAGAACTACGCCCTTTATCCGCATATGACGGTTTTCGACAACATGGCGTTCGGCCTGAAGCTGCGCAAGACTCCTAAGGAGGAGATCAAGCGCCGCGTCGCGGAGGCCGCCCGCATCCTCGATATCGAGCACCTGCTCGACAGAAAGCCGAAGGCTCTTTCCGGCGGTCAGCGCCAGAGAGTCGCGCTCGGACGCGCTATCGTCCGTGAGCCGAAGGTCTTCCTTCTCGACGAGCCGCTGTCCAACCTGGACGCGAAGCTCCGCGCGCAGATGCGCACCGAGCTTTCCAAGCTGCACAAGAGCATCGGCACGACCTTTATCTACGTTACCCACGACCAGACCGAAGCCATGACGATGGCGGACCGCATCGTCGTCATGAAGGACGGTCTCATCCAGCAGGTCGATACTCCTCAGAACCTCTACGACAAGCCGGTCAACACCTTCGTCGCCGGATTCATCGGCTCCCCGCAGATGAACTTCATCGACGCGAAGCTGGACGAGGAGAACGGCACCTACTACGCCGTCTTCGGCAAAGACAGAGACGTCTACCGCCTGAAGCTGCCGGAGAGCAAGAACCGCCGCGACTGCCTGAAGCCCTACATAGACAAGGACATCATCCTCGGCATCCGTCCGGAGCACATCCACGACGAGCCCGAGCTGCTTGAGAAGCACGCCGACGGTCTCCTTACCGCCGACGTCGAGGTCACCGAGCTCATGGGCGCGGAGATCTATCTCTACGTCAACGTCGTCGGCAACGCGATCACCGCGCGCGTCGACTCCACCTCGCAGGCCCGCTCCGGCGACAAGATCAAAATGGCGATCGATATGAACCGCGTCCACATCTTCGACAAAGAAACCGAGCAGACCATCAGCAATTGA